The following proteins are co-located in the Streptomyces bottropensis ATCC 25435 genome:
- a CDS encoding MBL fold metallo-hydrolase, whose amino-acid sequence MTQRSESTTSATTSSSASASSTTFTTTAEDTGGPGSRALFERTFTHPLTPNPLAPHPLAPPPLAEPRPLGERRRWPRSFADRLTTPLPGLKALARFAREGSVRPGPEGLADIPRLPYRPGPLPRVDARTVAVSWAGHASWVVRIGGLTVLTDPVWSRRILGTPARITPVGLGWDALPRVDAVVISHNHYDHLDAPTLARLPRDTPVFVPAGLGRWFRRRGFGRVTELDWWEAAELDGVRFDFVPAHHWSKRTLTDTCRSLWGGWVLTAPDGRRLYFAGDTGYGHWFSLIGRRHPGIDLALLPIGAYDPRWWLSDVHCDPEEAVRAFQDLGARRMAPMHWATFVLSAEPVLEPLTRVRAAWRAAGLPREDLWDLPIGASRVLG is encoded by the coding sequence ATGACGCAGCGGTCCGAGTCGACCACCTCCGCCACGACCTCCTCCTCCGCCTCCGCCTCCTCCACGACCTTCACGACCACCGCCGAGGACACCGGTGGTCCGGGGTCCAGGGCCCTTTTCGAGCGGACCTTCACCCACCCCCTCACGCCGAACCCCCTCGCGCCGCACCCTTTGGCACCCCCGCCGCTCGCCGAGCCCCGCCCGCTCGGTGAGCGGCGACGCTGGCCCCGTTCCTTCGCCGACCGGCTGACCACGCCCCTGCCCGGCCTGAAGGCCCTCGCCCGGTTCGCCCGCGAGGGCTCGGTCCGGCCGGGGCCCGAGGGGCTCGCGGACATCCCGCGACTGCCGTACCGGCCCGGCCCGTTGCCCCGAGTGGACGCGCGTACCGTCGCCGTCTCCTGGGCGGGGCACGCGAGTTGGGTGGTGCGGATCGGCGGGCTCACCGTCCTCACCGACCCCGTCTGGTCCCGTCGCATTCTTGGCACCCCGGCCCGGATCACCCCCGTCGGCCTCGGCTGGGACGCGCTGCCCCGGGTGGACGCGGTCGTCATCAGCCACAACCACTACGACCACCTCGACGCCCCCACCCTGGCGCGACTTCCGCGCGACACACCGGTCTTCGTGCCCGCCGGGCTCGGCCGCTGGTTCCGGCGGCGCGGGTTCGGCCGGGTCACCGAGCTGGACTGGTGGGAGGCGGCCGAACTCGACGGCGTCCGCTTCGACTTCGTACCGGCCCACCACTGGTCCAAGCGCACCCTCACCGACACCTGCCGCTCGCTGTGGGGCGGCTGGGTCCTCACCGCGCCGGACGGCAGGCGCCTCTACTTCGCCGGCGACACCGGTTACGGCCACTGGTTCTCCCTCATCGGCCGTCGCCATCCCGGCATCGACCTCGCCCTGCTGCCGATCGGCGCCTACGACCCCCGCTGGTGGCTCAGCGACGTCCACTGCGACCCGGAGGAGGCGGTCCGCGCCTTCCAGGACCTCGGCGCCCGTCGCATGGCCCCCATGCACTGGGCGACCTTCGTCCTGTCGGCGGAACCGGTCCTGGAACCCCTCACGCGGGTGCGGGCGGCATGGCGGGCGGCGGGCCTGCCCCGGGAGGACCTGTGGGACCTGCCGATCGGAGCCTCCCGGGTGCTCGGCTGA
- a CDS encoding thiamine pyrophosphate-requiring protein: MSTTVADHILRRLSDWGVEQVFGYPGDGINGLLAAWGRAEDRPRFIQSRHEEMSAFQAVGYAKFSGRLGVCAATSGPGAIHLLNGLYDAKLDHVPVVAIVGQTHRSAMGGSYQQEVDLHTLFKDVASDFVETVTVPEQLPNVLDRAIRTAYARRAPTAVIIPGDVQELEYSPPTHEFKMVPSSLDRGSWTTVPSGESVGRAAEILNAGDKVAILIGQGAAGARAEVARIAELLGAGVAKALLGKDALSDELPYVTGSIGLLGTRPSYELMRDCDTLLTIGSSFPYSQFLPDFGKARAVQIDIDPHMVGMRYPYEVNLIGDAKATLEQLIPLIDPERGREWYDEVCAGVARWREVTARRARLSADPINPELVAHALDALLPADAIISSDSGSTANWYARHITMRDGMRGSLSGTLATMGCGVPYAIGAKFAHPDRPAIALVGDGAMQMNGMAELITAAKYQDRWEDPRLVVGVWNNHDLNQVTWELRAMGGEPSFLPSQELPDVQYAAFARSLGLTGIRVEKPEDVEAGWRAALAADGPAVVEFVTDPAVPPIPPHATWEQMEATAASILKGDADRASMVKQGFKAKLQEFLPGNQAKDRGGC; encoded by the coding sequence ATGAGCACCACGGTCGCCGATCACATCTTGCGCAGGCTGAGCGATTGGGGAGTCGAACAGGTATTCGGCTACCCGGGCGACGGCATCAACGGGCTGCTCGCGGCCTGGGGGCGGGCCGAGGACCGGCCCCGGTTCATCCAGTCGCGGCACGAGGAGATGTCCGCCTTCCAGGCGGTCGGCTACGCGAAGTTCTCCGGCCGGCTCGGCGTGTGCGCGGCGACCTCGGGCCCCGGCGCGATCCACCTGCTCAACGGCCTGTACGACGCCAAACTGGACCATGTGCCGGTGGTCGCGATCGTCGGCCAGACGCACCGCAGCGCGATGGGCGGCTCGTACCAGCAGGAGGTCGACCTGCACACCCTGTTCAAGGACGTGGCCTCGGACTTCGTCGAGACGGTGACCGTGCCCGAGCAGCTGCCGAACGTCCTCGACCGGGCGATCCGCACCGCGTACGCCCGCCGCGCGCCGACGGCCGTCATCATCCCCGGTGACGTGCAGGAACTGGAGTACTCACCGCCCACCCACGAGTTCAAGATGGTCCCCTCCAGCCTGGATCGCGGTTCCTGGACGACGGTGCCCTCCGGGGAGTCGGTCGGGCGGGCCGCCGAGATCCTGAACGCCGGGGACAAGGTCGCGATCCTCATCGGGCAGGGCGCCGCCGGGGCCCGCGCCGAGGTCGCGCGGATCGCCGAGCTGCTCGGCGCGGGCGTCGCCAAGGCACTCCTCGGCAAGGACGCGCTGAGCGACGAACTGCCGTACGTCACCGGCTCGATCGGCCTGCTGGGCACCCGCCCCTCGTACGAGCTGATGCGCGACTGCGACACGCTGCTGACCATCGGCTCGTCGTTCCCGTACTCCCAGTTCCTGCCGGACTTCGGCAAGGCGCGGGCCGTCCAGATCGACATCGACCCCCACATGGTCGGGATGCGCTACCCGTACGAGGTGAACCTGATCGGGGACGCGAAGGCGACGCTGGAGCAGCTGATCCCGCTGATCGATCCGGAGCGCGGTCGCGAGTGGTACGACGAGGTGTGTGCCGGCGTGGCGCGCTGGCGCGAGGTGACGGCGCGCCGGGCGCGGCTGTCCGCCGACCCCATCAACCCGGAGCTGGTGGCCCATGCCCTCGACGCGCTGCTGCCGGCCGACGCGATCATCTCGTCGGACTCCGGTTCGACCGCGAACTGGTACGCCCGGCACATCACGATGCGGGACGGCATGCGCGGTTCGCTGTCGGGCACGCTGGCGACGATGGGCTGCGGAGTGCCGTACGCGATCGGCGCGAAGTTCGCCCACCCGGACCGTCCGGCGATCGCCCTGGTCGGAGACGGCGCGATGCAGATGAACGGCATGGCGGAGCTGATCACGGCGGCCAAGTACCAGGACCGCTGGGAGGATCCGCGGCTGGTGGTCGGCGTCTGGAACAACCACGACCTGAACCAGGTGACGTGGGAGCTGCGGGCGATGGGCGGGGAGCCGTCCTTCCTGCCCTCGCAGGAGCTGCCGGACGTCCAGTACGCCGCCTTCGCGCGTTCCCTGGGGCTGACCGGCATCCGGGTGGAGAAGCCCGAGGACGTCGAGGCGGGCTGGCGCGCGGCCCTGGCGGCGGACGGCCCGGCGGTCGTCGAGTTCGTCACCGATCCCGCGGTGCCGCCGATCCCGCCGCACGCCACCTGGGAGCAGATGGAGGCCACGGCCGCCTCGATCCTCAAGGGCGACGCCGACCGGGCGTCCATGGTCAAGCAGGGCTTCAAGGCGAAGCTGCAGGAGTTCCTGCCCGGCAACCAGGCGAAGGACAGGGGCGGCTGTTGA
- a CDS encoding aminotransferase class I/II-fold pyridoxal phosphate-dependent enzyme, with protein sequence MRGTDPEGHGPVRYGPPLPAQGLPVLPELAAVLCAAASRPHAVPPGGDPALLDAACGYWDRRGLRTTPDRAAAAPGAPALLLALTAAIGGDVLLPRPCAAWWEPQARALGRSVFPVATPAECGGVPDPYALLETVRRIRAEGGDPRLLVLCVADDPTATVAPPEMVHEAMEAAVGEGLHLVSDETWRDTVHDPHDTVLLSPAEMLPDRVTVVTDLAGPFLPPGWPAAIARFPADGDGGGLRDRVLDVLTAMGARVATPVAAAAAYALDEPDPVTERLAAAVRLHARLATAAHRAVVAAGALALPPRAGRHLYADLAPLRSSLAAHGVGDAQEAEDFLGARLGMPAPGGHRFGDDLGELRVRLSTAAFLGATDAERAQVLDTDDPLELPHVERALTLFGAAFEGLR encoded by the coding sequence ATGCGGGGGACGGATCCGGAAGGGCACGGCCCGGTCCGCTACGGCCCGCCCCTTCCCGCCCAGGGCCTGCCCGTGCTGCCCGAACTGGCCGCCGTGCTCTGCGCCGCCGCGAGCCGCCCCCACGCCGTACCGCCCGGTGGCGATCCGGCCCTCCTGGACGCCGCCTGCGGCTACTGGGACCGCCGTGGACTGCGCACCACACCGGACAGGGCCGCCGCCGCCCCCGGGGCCCCCGCCCTGCTCCTCGCGCTGACCGCCGCGATCGGCGGGGACGTCCTGCTCCCCCGCCCGTGCGCCGCCTGGTGGGAGCCGCAGGCGCGGGCGCTGGGCAGGTCCGTCTTCCCGGTGGCCACGCCGGCCGAGTGCGGAGGCGTGCCGGACCCGTACGCGCTGCTGGAGACCGTGCGCAGGATCCGGGCCGAGGGCGGCGACCCCCGGCTGCTCGTGCTGTGCGTCGCCGACGACCCGACCGCCACCGTGGCTCCGCCCGAGATGGTGCACGAGGCCATGGAGGCGGCGGTGGGGGAGGGGCTGCACCTGGTCAGCGACGAGACCTGGCGCGACACCGTGCACGATCCGCACGACACGGTGCTGCTCAGCCCCGCCGAGATGCTGCCCGACCGGGTCACCGTCGTCACCGACCTCGCCGGACCCTTCCTCCCGCCGGGCTGGCCGGCCGCGATCGCCCGGTTCCCCGCGGACGGGGACGGCGGGGGGCTGCGCGACCGGGTCCTGGACGTGCTCACCGCGATGGGCGCCCGGGTCGCCACCCCGGTCGCCGCGGCCGCCGCGTACGCCCTCGACGAGCCGGACCCCGTCACCGAACGGCTCGCCGCCGCCGTACGCCTGCACGCGCGCCTCGCCACCGCAGCGCACCGGGCCGTGGTGGCCGCCGGCGCGCTCGCCCTGCCACCGCGCGCCGGACGGCATCTGTACGCCGACCTCGCCCCCCTGCGCTCGTCGCTCGCCGCGCACGGGGTCGGTGACGCCCAGGAGGCGGAGGACTTCCTCGGCGCCCGGCTCGGGATGCCCGCGCCCGGCGGCCACCGGTTCGGGGACGACCTCGGGGAACTGCGCGTCCGGCTGTCCACCGCCGCGTTCCTCGGCGCCACGGACGCGGAGCGCGCGCAGGTCCTCGACACGGACGACCCGCTGGAACTACCGCACGTGGAACGCGCGTTGACGCTCTTCGGAGCGGCTTTCGAGGGTCTGCGATGA
- a CDS encoding MBL fold metallo-hydrolase, whose amino-acid sequence MPVEITWWGHATCTVEDSGTRVLTDPLFARWLAHLRRRRGAPPPAEAAVADVALVSHLHADHLHVPSLARLAPGTRLVLPKGASRQVPGLRRLAHLRLSEVTAGDELSIRDLVVRAVPARHDGRRLPVGPHRSPALGFVIEGDARTYFAGDTGLFREMAEEVGPVDVALLPVGGWGPHLGEGHLDAGRAAEALALLAPRSAVPVHYGTYWPIGLDAVRPHEFHAPGEEFVRLAAARAPGVEVHRLEHGESVRPGVAR is encoded by the coding sequence GTGCCGGTGGAGATCACCTGGTGGGGCCATGCGACCTGCACCGTGGAGGACTCGGGCACGAGAGTGCTGACCGACCCCCTGTTCGCGCGCTGGCTCGCGCATCTGCGAAGGCGCCGGGGTGCGCCTCCCCCGGCGGAGGCGGCGGTCGCGGACGTCGCGCTGGTGTCACATCTGCACGCCGACCATCTGCACGTTCCCTCACTGGCCCGACTCGCCCCGGGGACACGGCTGGTGCTCCCGAAGGGCGCGTCGCGCCAGGTTCCGGGGCTGCGCAGGCTGGCGCATCTGCGCCTCAGCGAGGTGACGGCCGGGGACGAGCTGAGCATTCGTGACCTGGTCGTCCGTGCCGTGCCCGCCCGACACGACGGACGGCGGCTGCCGGTCGGTCCGCACCGCTCGCCGGCGCTCGGCTTCGTCATCGAGGGCGACGCGCGGACGTACTTCGCCGGGGACACCGGGCTGTTCCGGGAGATGGCCGAGGAGGTCGGGCCGGTCGACGTGGCGCTGCTGCCGGTCGGCGGCTGGGGACCCCATCTCGGCGAGGGCCATCTGGACGCGGGGCGCGCGGCGGAGGCGCTTGCGCTGCTCGCGCCCCGGAGCGCGGTTCCCGTGCACTACGGCACGTACTGGCCGATCGGGCTGGACGCCGTGCGCCCCCATGAATTCCATGCCCCCGGTGAGGAGTTCGTCCGCCTTGCCGCGGCACGCGCTCCCGGTGTGGAGGTGCACCGGCTGGAACACGGGGAAAGCGTTCGACCGGGGGTGGCGCGATGA
- a CDS encoding RNA polymerase sigma factor SigF encodes MRTQAKHHPHDDAPDTAEAFRTLAALPPGQQRDTLRDQIIEAWLPMAERLAGRFRSRGESYEDLRQVASLGLVKAVDRYDPELGNAFESYAVPTITGEIKRHFRDHMWTLHVPRRVQDLRNRVRFATQDLSQTISGRRPTVAEIAQHANMSEEDVQVGLEALESFTALSLDAELPGSEDGYSLSDALGAADPALDTVVDREAVKPRLAALPERERAILYMRFFGDMTQSRIAEQLGISQMHVSRLISRCCDRLRDQVMHDIA; translated from the coding sequence ATGCGTACCCAGGCGAAGCACCACCCCCACGACGACGCCCCCGACACGGCGGAAGCCTTCCGGACCCTTGCCGCGCTTCCTCCCGGTCAGCAGCGGGACACGCTGCGCGACCAGATCATCGAGGCGTGGCTCCCCATGGCCGAACGGCTCGCGGGACGTTTCCGCAGCCGCGGCGAGAGCTACGAGGACCTCCGGCAGGTCGCGTCGCTCGGCCTGGTCAAGGCCGTCGACCGCTACGACCCCGAACTCGGGAACGCCTTCGAGAGCTATGCCGTACCCACCATCACCGGTGAGATCAAGCGGCACTTCCGGGACCACATGTGGACCCTGCACGTGCCGCGCCGGGTCCAGGACCTGCGCAACCGCGTGCGGTTCGCGACCCAGGACCTGTCCCAGACGATCTCCGGACGACGGCCCACCGTCGCCGAGATCGCCCAGCACGCGAACATGAGCGAGGAGGACGTCCAGGTCGGACTCGAAGCCCTGGAGAGCTTCACGGCGCTGTCGCTGGACGCGGAGCTGCCGGGGAGCGAGGACGGCTACTCCCTCAGTGACGCGCTGGGGGCCGCCGACCCGGCGCTGGACACCGTGGTGGACAGGGAGGCCGTGAAGCCGCGCCTGGCCGCGCTGCCGGAGCGGGAGCGGGCCATCCTGTACATGCGGTTCTTCGGGGACATGACGCAGAGCCGGATCGCCGAACAGCTGGGGATCTCGCAGATGCATGTGTCCCGGTTGATCAGCCGGTGCTGCGACCGGCTGCGCGACCAGGTGATGCATGACATCGCCTGA
- a CDS encoding DedA family protein: MILLAAVSTPVPYASTQQAIGYPMLFLLVLVGALVPVVPTGALVSSAAVVAFHQSAPFSMLLVFVVASVAAFLGDIALYWLGRRGMGSKNGSRWLEAIRRRAPEDRLTQAQAQLDDHGVAVLVLSRLMPAGRIPVMLACLLAKMPLRRFARGNLPACLAWAVTYQLIGVLGGSLFKEPWEGVLAAVVLTLLLSVVPGVWRRLVR; the protein is encoded by the coding sequence GTGATCTTGCTGGCCGCCGTGAGCACCCCCGTGCCGTACGCCTCCACCCAGCAGGCGATCGGCTACCCGATGCTGTTCCTGCTGGTGCTGGTCGGGGCGCTGGTGCCGGTGGTGCCGACGGGGGCGCTGGTCAGTTCGGCGGCGGTGGTGGCGTTCCATCAGTCGGCTCCCTTCTCCATGCTGCTGGTGTTCGTGGTCGCGTCGGTCGCCGCGTTCCTCGGGGACATCGCGCTGTACTGGCTGGGGCGGCGCGGGATGGGCTCCAAGAACGGCTCGCGCTGGCTGGAGGCGATCCGCCGCCGGGCGCCCGAGGACCGGCTGACGCAGGCGCAGGCGCAGCTCGACGACCACGGGGTGGCCGTGCTGGTGCTGTCCCGGCTGATGCCGGCCGGGCGCATCCCGGTGATGCTGGCCTGTCTGCTGGCGAAGATGCCGCTGCGGCGGTTCGCGCGGGGGAACCTGCCGGCGTGCCTGGCGTGGGCCGTGACCTACCAGTTGATCGGCGTTCTGGGTGGGTCGCTGTTCAAGGAGCCGTGGGAAGGGGTGCTGGCGGCGGTCGTGCTGACCCTGCTGCTCAGCGTGGTGCCGGGAGTGTGGCGGCGGCTGGTCCGCTGA